The following coding sequences lie in one Archaeoglobus neptunius genomic window:
- a CDS encoding CaiB/BaiF CoA transferase family protein, with protein MLEYFEWAEREFDPEKIFEKPEPLEGVRVLDLTVVLFGPEAGSLLAEFGAEVIRIEMPGSPPGMGDFVRSVDAWARFWKDASSAVLWCQRNKYFTSLNLKHPRGKDLFLRLVKKSDVVLENFVPGTMDRLGLSYRHLKEVNPRLIYLSLSGYGQWGERWNWPSFDASGQAMSGAAAVSGYEGRVPLRLPSYPGDLIAATAGFMSVLAALYYREKTGEGQYIDVAQVETFLRVMGSVFTYTHLKGKDRKRMGNRDPSIAPANMYRTADGRLVVISTLTTEEFRRLCRAMDREDLMEDERFSRTSQRLRKENADEIDRMVAEWCKQKNLDEILRMAREYGFSAGEVRDSKQVYEDEHLRARRSVWVFDDPVYGKMVAAGSPAKLSKSPGRIKWVGTPVGYHNRYIFKKLLGLSEEEIEELIREGVICYWADFIGRRPPKDFDYEKDPVFIW; from the coding sequence ATGTTAGAATATTTTGAGTGGGCAGAGAGGGAGTTTGATCCGGAAAAAATATTCGAGAAGCCCGAACCTCTTGAAGGTGTACGGGTTCTGGATTTAACCGTGGTCCTCTTTGGACCTGAAGCTGGATCTCTTCTGGCAGAATTTGGTGCTGAGGTAATAAGAATTGAGATGCCCGGAAGTCCACCGGGTATGGGCGATTTTGTCAGGAGTGTGGATGCATGGGCGAGATTCTGGAAAGATGCATCAAGTGCTGTGCTCTGGTGCCAGAGAAACAAATACTTCACATCTCTCAACCTCAAGCATCCCAGGGGAAAAGATCTGTTTCTGCGGCTCGTAAAAAAGAGTGATGTCGTTCTCGAAAATTTTGTGCCGGGAACCATGGACAGGCTTGGACTCAGCTACAGACACCTGAAGGAGGTGAATCCACGCCTGATTTACCTGTCACTCAGCGGTTACGGGCAGTGGGGAGAGAGATGGAACTGGCCGAGTTTTGATGCAAGCGGACAGGCAATGAGTGGTGCCGCTGCGGTGAGCGGTTATGAAGGTAGAGTTCCGCTTAGACTGCCTTCATATCCCGGAGACCTGATTGCCGCAACCGCCGGATTCATGTCCGTTCTTGCGGCACTGTACTACAGGGAGAAGACCGGAGAAGGGCAGTACATCGATGTTGCTCAGGTCGAAACTTTCCTGAGGGTTATGGGATCGGTCTTCACGTACACACACCTGAAGGGAAAGGATAGAAAACGGATGGGAAACAGAGATCCGAGTATAGCTCCGGCAAACATGTACAGAACCGCCGATGGAAGGCTTGTCGTAATCTCAACCCTGACAACGGAGGAGTTCAGAAGACTCTGCAGAGCGATGGACAGGGAGGACCTTATGGAGGATGAAAGGTTCTCCAGAACCTCTCAGAGGCTGAGGAAGGAGAATGCAGATGAGATAGACAGAATGGTTGCCGAGTGGTGCAAACAGAAAAACCTTGATGAGATACTACGGATGGCGAGGGAATACGGCTTTTCTGCCGGAGAGGTGAGAGACAGCAAGCAGGTTTACGAGGATGAGCATCTCAGAGCAAGAAGAAGTGTCTGGGTCTTTGATGATCCGGTGTACGGGAAAATGGTTGCCGCAGGAAGCCCGGCAAAGCTCAGCAAATCGCCGGGAAGGATAAAATGGGTTGGCACACCTGTCGGATACCACAACAGATACATTTTCAAAAAACTTCTTGGCCTGAGCGAGGAAGAGATTGAAGAGCTTATCAGAGAGGGTGTGATCTGTTACTGGGCAGATTTCATCGGAAGAAGGCCCCCGAAGGACTTCGATTACGAAAAAGACCCCGTGTTCATATGGTGA
- a CDS encoding sodium/proline symporter — MSDPLVVAVVVLYFIVTFLIGVYGVKKIKSAEHYYGARKLFGAFITSIAIFASIMSGFGFVGGPGLVYALGATSLWITLTAGMGYGFMWYVIGKRIRAIAEVRPIATLPDLAEARFKSGAARGLLAISLVLGVIAYLGTQVMAGGYVVSGLLGIPLETSILIIFGITMAYTAIAGMVASILTDFFQGLIMLIAAAVVFILALVMTGGTGPMFQTIGQENPILIDPLGRGTWMLVLMWWFVFTIGSQPHSVTKFYALKSHKDLKWGAVISGGAYMLSSLLWIFVGYAALWLVISGRIPALQKPDQAAIAFLTQVPPVISALVYAGLLAAIMSTSSGFISVGTAALVRDLPRAFGRDLDYRKQIWWGRVVTIILTVFALIFGYFGGYLVAILGALGWGYFASAIAPLVLVGLNWKRATREGYVTALVLALVLNIGFLIYEKGLGMKIPYGIPSYGISIIVALLAMILVSMVTKGAAEEELDPDIRAAMDL; from the coding sequence ATGAGTGATCCGCTTGTGGTAGCAGTGGTTGTACTTTACTTCATCGTGACATTTTTGATTGGCGTTTATGGTGTGAAAAAGATAAAGAGTGCGGAACATTATTATGGTGCAAGAAAACTCTTTGGAGCATTTATAACATCCATAGCTATTTTTGCATCAATAATGAGCGGTTTCGGATTCGTTGGCGGTCCTGGACTGGTCTACGCACTTGGAGCCACATCCCTGTGGATTACACTGACTGCTGGTATGGGCTACGGCTTTATGTGGTACGTAATCGGCAAGAGGATTAGGGCGATAGCTGAGGTGAGGCCGATTGCAACACTTCCGGATCTCGCCGAGGCGAGGTTTAAGAGTGGAGCTGCAAGGGGTTTGCTTGCGATAAGTCTCGTCCTGGGTGTAATAGCCTACCTCGGAACTCAGGTTATGGCTGGAGGTTATGTGGTTTCCGGTCTGCTGGGCATACCTCTTGAAACGTCCATACTGATAATCTTCGGAATAACGATGGCCTATACAGCTATAGCAGGAATGGTTGCCAGCATTCTGACGGACTTTTTCCAGGGGCTCATAATGCTGATTGCCGCAGCAGTCGTGTTCATTCTTGCCCTCGTAATGACCGGTGGGACAGGGCCGATGTTTCAGACCATTGGTCAGGAGAATCCGATACTCATTGACCCCCTCGGCAGGGGAACGTGGATGCTCGTATTGATGTGGTGGTTCGTTTTCACAATAGGCTCTCAGCCTCACAGCGTGACGAAGTTCTATGCACTCAAGAGTCACAAGGACTTGAAGTGGGGAGCGGTGATCAGCGGTGGAGCATATATGCTCTCAAGTCTGCTCTGGATTTTCGTTGGTTATGCTGCCCTCTGGCTGGTTATAAGTGGCAGAATCCCCGCCCTTCAAAAACCCGATCAGGCAGCGATTGCATTTCTGACACAGGTTCCACCTGTAATCTCTGCATTGGTTTATGCAGGTCTGCTTGCAGCAATAATGTCAACCTCAAGCGGCTTCATTTCAGTGGGTACGGCCGCACTGGTTAGAGATCTACCGAGAGCCTTTGGCAGGGATCTCGACTACAGAAAGCAGATTTGGTGGGGCAGAGTGGTCACGATAATTCTCACAGTATTCGCCCTGATATTCGGCTACTTTGGGGGATATCTGGTGGCGATTCTCGGAGCTCTGGGGTGGGGATACTTTGCTTCTGCAATAGCCCCTCTTGTGCTTGTTGGCCTCAACTGGAAGAGGGCAACGCGGGAGGGATATGTTACGGCCCTGGTTCTTGCCCTCGTGCTGAACATTGGATTTCTGATTTACGAGAAAGGTCTGGGGATGAAAATACCCTACGGCATCCCGAGCTACGGAATAAGCATAATAGTGGCTCTGCTTGCAATGATCCTCGTCTCGATGGTTACCAAGGGGGCTGCAGAGGAAGAGCTGGATCCGGACATTAGAGCGGCGATGGATCTGTAA